One window of Trichoderma breve strain T069 chromosome 3, whole genome shotgun sequence genomic DNA carries:
- a CDS encoding FAD binding domain-containing protein, whose protein sequence is MPTYSSVSKVDVLIIGAGPAGLMCALWMARLGINARVVEKRATPVAAGQADGIQSRTFEILDSFGLDQIWRESTHVKEATFWDPDENGKIHRSSRVPNNMKGLSRFDCTGTIHQGVIEGFLIRAIRASASVPSHPEVRIEGNIAPSSLHIDATLIDDQDAYPVMVTLKHFDENAQPGAEELVLAKYLEFRLRGETTAAIWGAMDIIPVTDFQAADIRVRSMVRSTSGGSLMIIPRENKLVRLYIQLTDSLSTNGRLTRSMVTPKVLIETARRILSPYTIDFTYIHWWSAYRIGQRSGDHFDKQGRIFLAGDAVHTHSPKAGQGMNVSMQDTYNLAVIPTYDMERKLVAKELIAFDRKFSELLSMHSAKDIMETSVELKQFFKKAPLFTTGIGVNYASSILTLVDNEAHGLAKYTVPGKRFASCQVTNHSDGRIWELHHRTPSDGRFRIMVFGGNIANDEQRFAVNTLGQWLGKTLIPRYPLINICPIVDRRLQTVRFQSELMTPMIEIFLVHTAPRSQIDVLRDVDSTYHSWHPKLGWDYDHIFTASRVATEDAIQSTQSVYEDYGIDEERGAVVIVKPDGHVGMVTSVAAKEARTRICDWFDGILQGLSN, encoded by the exons ATGCCCACCTATTCCTCCGTATCCAAAGTTGATGTGCTTATAATCGGCGCTGGTCCGGCTGGGCTAATGTGCGCACTATGGATGGCTAGGCTTGGTATTAATGCTCGTGTTGTGGAGAAAAGAGCCACTCCTGTTGCTGCGGGACAGGCTGATGG CATTCAATCGCGTACATTCGAGATCCTAGATTCTTTTGGATTGGATCAAATTTGGAGAGAATCAACTCACGTCAAAG AGGCAACGTTTTGGGATCCagatgagaatggcaagATCCACCGCAGCTCAAGAGTTCCAAATAATATGAAAGGCCTGTCGCGCTTCGACTGCACAGGTACGATTCACCAAGGTGTTATCGAAGGCTTCCTTATACGAGCCATCAGAGCGTCAGCATCTGTACCAAGCCACCCTGAGGTGAGAATTGAGGGCAATATTGCCCCATCTTCCCTCCATATCGATGCAACTCTTATCGATGATCAAGATGCCTATCCTGTGATGGTTACCCTAAAACATTTTGACGAA AACGCCCAACCGGGggcggaggagctggttCTGGCAAAGTATCTG GAATTTAGGCTGCGGGGCGAGACTACGGCGGCCATCTG GGGTGCGATGGATATAATCCCGGTCACTGACTTTC AAGCAGCCGATATTCGAGTTCGCAGTATGGTGCGCAGTACTAGCGGTGGAAGTCTCATGATAATTCCAAGGGAAAATAAACTCGTTAGGCTGTACATTCAATTAACGGACAGTTTGTCAACTAATGGCCGGCTGACCAGATCCATGGTCACCCCTAAGGTGCTGATAGAGACTGCCAGGAGAATTCTCAGCCCTTACACCATTGACTTCACGTATATACACTGGTGGAGCGCATATCGAATTGGACAGAGATCAGGAGATCATTTTGATAAGCAAGGACGTATTTTCCTTGCCGGCG ACGCCGTTCACACTCATTCGCCAAAGGCAGGACAGGGAATGAACGTATCTATGCAAGATACGTATAATCTGG CCGTTATTCCGACCTATGATATGGAGCGTAAGTTGGTGGCGAAAGAACTGATCGCATTCGACCGGAAGTTCTCCGAATTACTTTCGATGCACTCCGCCAAAGATATTATGGAAACATCAGTCGAGCTTAAACAATTTTTTAAGAAAGCGCCACTA TTCACAACTGGTATTGGTGTAAACTATGCCTCGAGTATTCTCACACTTGTAGACAATGAAGCACACGGCCTCGCGAAATACACTGTCCCAGGAAAGAGATTCGCCTCGTGTCAAGTGACAAATCACTCTGATGGTCGAATCTGGGAGCTTCATCATCGCACGCCATCCGACGGACGCTTCCGCATCATGGTTTTTGGCGGCAATATCGCCAATGACGAGCAACGATTTGCAGTCAATACCTTGGGACAGTGGCTAGGCAAGACATTAATTCCACGATATCCTCTGATCAATATCTGCCCCATTGTCGATCGTCGTCTGCAGACTGTCCGATTCCAATCCGAACTAATGACGCCAATGATAGAGATATTCCTGGTGCATACGGCTCCTCGTAGCCAGATAGATGTGCTACGGGACGTAGACTCTACGTATCATTCGTGGCATCCCAAGCTCGGCTGGGACTATGACCATATATTCACGGCATCTAGAGTCGCCACTGAAGACGCTATCCAGTCAACACAGAGTGTATATGAAGATTATGGGATTGATGAGGAGAGAGGTGCTGTCGTAATTGTAAAACCGGATGGACACGTCGGGATGGTAACTAGTGTCGCTGCAAAGGAGGCACGGACTAGGATTTGTGACTGGTTTGACGGCATATTACAAGGCCTGAGTAACTAA